One segment of Paenibacillus rhizovicinus DNA contains the following:
- the galU gene encoding UTP--glucose-1-phosphate uridylyltransferase GalU — MKVRKAIIPAAGLGTRFLPATKAQPKEMLPIVDKPTIQYIIEEAIASGIEDILVISGRGKRAIEDHFDKSFELEETLQSKGKTKELEQIRAIADLANIHYIRQKEPKGLGHAIWCARSFVGNEPFAVLLGDDIVQSEQPCLSQLIRVFERYSSSVVGVQRVSDEDVSKYGIIAPRGSSIEPSVFFLDTLVEKPSRKAAPSNYAIMGRYVLTPDIFDILEHQAPGAGGEIQLTDAIKKLNDLKNVLAYQFEGVRYDVGDKFGFIKATLDFALQREDLQADMLAYIQQVYEQQFSLLTKAAK; from the coding sequence ATGAAAGTGCGTAAAGCGATCATCCCAGCTGCAGGCCTAGGAACGCGATTCCTGCCAGCTACGAAAGCACAGCCGAAGGAAATGCTGCCAATCGTCGACAAACCGACGATCCAATATATTATCGAAGAGGCGATCGCTTCCGGGATCGAAGATATCTTGGTCATCAGCGGCCGCGGCAAAAGGGCGATCGAGGATCATTTCGACAAGTCGTTCGAGCTGGAAGAGACGCTGCAGTCCAAAGGGAAAACGAAAGAGCTGGAGCAGATCCGCGCCATCGCCGATCTCGCGAACATTCACTATATCCGCCAGAAGGAACCGAAGGGACTCGGCCATGCGATCTGGTGCGCGCGCAGCTTCGTCGGCAATGAACCGTTCGCGGTGCTGCTCGGCGATGATATCGTGCAGTCCGAGCAGCCATGCCTCAGCCAGCTGATCCGCGTATTCGAACGCTACTCTTCGTCGGTCGTCGGCGTTCAGCGCGTCAGCGACGAGGACGTATCGAAGTACGGCATTATCGCGCCGCGCGGTTCTTCCATCGAGCCGTCGGTGTTCTTCCTGGATACGCTGGTCGAGAAGCCGTCCCGCAAAGCGGCTCCTTCCAACTACGCCATCATGGGCAGGTACGTGCTGACGCCGGATATTTTCGACATTCTGGAACATCAAGCACCGGGTGCCGGAGGCGAAATCCAGCTGACGGACGCCATCAAGAAGCTGAACGATCTCAAGAACGTGCTGGCATACCAGTTCGAAGGCGTGCGTTACGATGTCGGCGACAAATTCGGTTTCATTAAAGCGACGCTCGACTTCGCCTTGCAGCGCGAAGATCTGCAGGCGGATATGCTTGCCTACATCCAGCAAGTGTACGAACAGCAATTCTCACTCCTCACAAAGGCGGCGAAATAG
- the tuaD gene encoding UDP-glucose 6-dehydrogenase TuaD, producing MKKITVIGTGYVGLVSGACFSEIGNRVICCDVDARKIDLLKKGEIPIYEPGLDQLVEKNTERGMLLFTTEVGEAIEASDIIYIAVGTPMSETGEADMRYVMSAAKKIGEHLNGYKIIVNKSTVPVGTGELVREVVQANKRNPWTQFDVVSNPEFLREGSAISDCMNMDRAVIGSDSEAAREIIAELHAPFRTRIFKTDLESAEMIKYAANTFLATKISFINAIANICERVGADVTDVAEGMGLDSRIGSKFLQAGIGYGGSCFPKDTYALAHIADKAGYDFELLKSVIRTNQRQRLVVLDKLRGTLGSLAGKQIAVLGLAFKPDTDDMRYAPSLTIIPELLKQGAGVRAYDPIAAVTARRELPESVHYCDSIEQAVTGADVCVILTEWKEVLQMDMARLKKLMNQPLIVDGRNCFSLAAMQELGIQYHSVGRRPVHAAERDRQSVNF from the coding sequence ATGAAGAAAATCACGGTCATCGGAACGGGTTATGTCGGCTTGGTATCTGGGGCTTGCTTCTCCGAAATCGGCAATCGCGTCATCTGCTGCGACGTCGACGCGCGCAAAATCGATTTGCTCAAAAAAGGCGAAATTCCGATTTACGAGCCCGGCCTGGACCAGCTCGTGGAGAAGAACACGGAACGGGGCATGCTGCTCTTCACGACGGAGGTCGGCGAAGCGATTGAAGCCTCGGACATTATCTACATCGCGGTAGGTACGCCGATGTCAGAAACCGGCGAAGCCGATATGCGATACGTCATGTCTGCGGCCAAGAAGATCGGCGAGCATCTGAACGGCTACAAGATCATCGTGAACAAGAGCACCGTGCCCGTCGGCACCGGCGAGCTTGTCCGCGAAGTCGTGCAGGCGAACAAGCGCAACCCGTGGACGCAATTCGACGTCGTCTCCAACCCGGAGTTTCTCCGCGAAGGCTCCGCGATCAGCGACTGCATGAACATGGATCGCGCCGTAATCGGCTCCGACAGCGAAGCGGCGCGCGAGATTATCGCCGAGCTGCATGCGCCGTTCCGCACGCGCATCTTCAAGACCGACCTGGAGAGCGCGGAAATGATCAAATACGCGGCCAATACGTTCCTCGCGACGAAAATTTCCTTCATCAATGCGATCGCGAACATCTGTGAACGCGTAGGCGCCGACGTGACCGACGTGGCGGAAGGAATGGGGCTCGACAGCCGGATCGGAAGCAAGTTCCTCCAAGCGGGCATCGGCTATGGCGGCTCCTGTTTCCCGAAGGACACTTATGCGCTCGCGCATATTGCGGATAAGGCCGGCTACGATTTCGAATTGCTGAAGTCCGTCATCCGCACGAACCAGCGTCAGCGTCTCGTGGTGCTGGACAAGCTGCGTGGTACGCTGGGCAGCCTCGCGGGCAAACAGATCGCCGTGCTTGGACTCGCGTTCAAGCCGGACACGGACGACATGCGCTACGCTCCGTCGCTCACGATCATTCCGGAGCTGTTGAAGCAAGGCGCAGGCGTGCGCGCTTACGACCCGATCGCCGCGGTTACGGCACGGCGCGAACTCCCGGAAAGCGTCCATTACTGCGACAGTATCGAACAGGCGGTAACGGGAGCGGATGTTTGCGTGATTTTGACCGAGTGGAAGGAAGTGCTGCAGATGGACATGGCCCGTTTGAAGAAGCTGATGAACCAGCCGCTGATCGTCGACGGCCGTAATTGCTTCTCTCTCGCGGCGATGCAGGAATTGGGCATTCAATATCATTCCGTCGGCCGTCGTCCCGTCCACGCCGCCGAGCGCGATCGCCAGTCGGTAAACTTCTAA
- a CDS encoding NeuD/PglB/VioB family sugar acetyltransferase, with the protein MSRPAVSVRASARDAVAQVVGIRASAIRAVAFGAADQMASSTESSKPPVVPLIIAGRGGHGQVVRDIAEATGRFAVIAVVDDAFQASELQNDGVWHCSVDFVPELLRAHPDGQVIIAIGSNHVRRQFVGRLALPEARYALLIHPGAHISHRAAVAPGTVVMPGAVVNAGARIGAHAIINSGAVVEHDAIVGAYAHLSPRAAIAGAAIVGEGAQLGIGSSVIPSIEIGEWSVLGAGAAAVKDIPARVLAVGVPAKVRRELD; encoded by the coding sequence GTGAGCCGGCCGGCGGTAAGCGTCCGCGCCTCGGCCAGGGACGCGGTGGCGCAGGTTGTCGGCATTCGCGCCTCGGCGATCAGAGCCGTCGCCTTCGGTGCGGCAGATCAGATGGCGTCCTCTACGGAATCGTCGAAGCCGCCCGTCGTTCCGCTCATTATCGCCGGCCGGGGCGGCCATGGCCAAGTCGTCCGGGATATCGCGGAAGCGACGGGACGATTCGCTGTCATCGCCGTTGTCGACGATGCGTTCCAAGCGTCTGAGCTGCAGAACGACGGCGTATGGCACTGTTCCGTCGACTTCGTCCCGGAACTGCTGCGCGCGCATCCGGACGGCCAAGTCATTATTGCGATCGGCAGCAATCATGTGCGCCGGCAATTCGTAGGACGGCTTGCGCTGCCTGAAGCGCGCTATGCGCTGCTGATTCATCCCGGTGCGCATATTTCTCACCGGGCGGCGGTGGCGCCGGGCACCGTCGTCATGCCGGGCGCGGTCGTGAACGCGGGCGCGCGCATCGGCGCACATGCCATCATTAATTCCGGCGCAGTCGTGGAGCACGATGCGATCGTCGGAGCGTATGCGCATTTGTCCCCGAGGGCTGCGATCGCGGGAGCCGCGATCGTCGGCGAAGGCGCGCAATTGGGGATCGGCAGCTCGGTCATTCCTTCCATCGAGATTGGCGAATGGTCGGTACTCGGTGCCGGGGCGGCTGCGGTCAAGGATATTCCCGCGCGCGTTCTCGCAGTCGGCGTGCCTGCCAAAGTGCGGCGAGAGCTCGATTAA
- a CDS encoding aminotransferase class I/II-fold pyridoxal phosphate-dependent enzyme has translation MAQQGRIYLSSPHMSGMEQDFVKEAFATNWIAPVGPHVDGFEQELSAHVGTRGALALSSGTAAIHQALRLVGIERGDKVFVSTLTFIASVNPVLYEGGEPVFIDSEPETWNMSPQALERALEAARQEGRLPKAVIVVNLYGQSADLDPILELCNAYGVPVIEDAAESLGATYKGRASGTLGAFGIYSFNGNKIITTSGGGMLVSNDLDALAKARFWSTQARDAALHYEHSELGYNYRLSNVLAGIGRGQLQVLEERVAARRAIFERYEQSLARIEGIDFMPEAAFGMSTRWLTAMTINPRIVDTTPAELIAQLAGENIEARPVWKPMHLQPLLRSCDYFTDTPQFSVSDQLFAHGICLPSGSNMTIPEQERVIDLIAQHLHSRRPIHESA, from the coding sequence TTGGCACAGCAAGGCCGGATTTATCTATCTTCACCGCATATGAGCGGCATGGAGCAAGATTTCGTGAAAGAAGCGTTCGCTACGAATTGGATTGCGCCCGTCGGCCCGCATGTCGACGGGTTCGAGCAGGAGCTGTCCGCGCATGTCGGCACCCGGGGAGCGCTCGCGCTCAGCTCCGGGACGGCCGCGATCCACCAAGCGCTGCGGCTCGTCGGGATCGAACGCGGGGATAAAGTGTTCGTCTCCACGCTGACGTTCATCGCAAGCGTCAATCCGGTGCTGTACGAGGGCGGAGAACCGGTGTTCATCGATTCGGAGCCGGAGACGTGGAATATGTCGCCGCAGGCACTGGAACGCGCGCTCGAAGCGGCTAGACAAGAAGGCCGTCTGCCAAAGGCTGTCATCGTCGTCAATCTGTACGGACAAAGCGCGGATCTCGATCCCATCCTCGAGCTCTGCAATGCCTACGGCGTGCCGGTCATCGAGGATGCCGCGGAGTCGCTCGGCGCCACGTACAAGGGCCGAGCCAGCGGGACGCTCGGCGCGTTCGGGATCTATTCGTTCAACGGCAATAAGATCATCACGACTTCCGGCGGCGGCATGCTCGTCTCGAACGATCTCGATGCGCTTGCCAAGGCGCGCTTCTGGTCGACGCAGGCCCGCGACGCGGCGCTTCATTACGAACACAGCGAGCTCGGCTACAATTATCGGCTGAGCAACGTGCTCGCAGGCATCGGCAGGGGCCAGCTGCAGGTACTGGAAGAGCGCGTCGCCGCCCGCCGCGCGATCTTCGAACGCTACGAGCAGTCCTTGGCGAGAATCGAAGGCATCGATTTCATGCCCGAAGCGGCATTCGGCATGTCGACGCGCTGGTTGACGGCGATGACGATCAATCCGCGCATCGTCGATACGACGCCGGCGGAACTAATCGCCCAGCTTGCCGGCGAGAATATCGAGGCGCGCCCGGTTTGGAAGCCGATGCATCTGCAACCGCTGCTTCGCTCTTGCGATTATTTTACCGATACCCCGCAGTTCAGCGTGTCCGATCAACTGTTCGCCCATGGCATCTGTTTGCCTTCCGGCTCCAATATGACCATTCCGGAGCAAGAGCGCGTCATCGATCTGATTGCCCAACATTTGCATTCGAGGAGGCCTATCCATGAAAGTGCGTAA